Part of the Caulobacter sp. SL161 genome is shown below.
GTGGCCCGGCGCGCGGACCAGTAGCGGAGGTCGCGGGTCGCGCGCGCCATGGCCGTGCGGTCGCCATCGGCCGCGCCGCCGGCGCTCTGGGCGGCCGCGTAGGCGGCGCGGGCGTCGGCCAGTGCGCGCTCGATTTCGGCGAGGCCGTCGGCCGTCACCAGGTTCGGATGGGTGGAAATCGGACGATCCGGCAGGTCGGCGGCGAAGGCTTCGCTGTCGCCTTCCTTGGTAAAGGCGACGCTCATGGCCGGGAGACGTTCTGAATCATGGGAAAAGGCCCGCTACGCATCGAAAACTGAGCGCCTGGGGGCAAACGCATCCCGCTTTGGTTAGCTCCGCCTACGGTGCGGTTCAAGCCTGCGGTGCGGCGCGCGGCGGCGGGCGGTCTCTGCGACCAGCCCGTCGATCGCGAGTCATCCGTCCTAGAGAACAACGCCGACGATGGCGGCGGCGACGCCCAGAGCGATGACCAGGAAATAGCCAGCGGCCAGACGGTCGAAGGCGGTTTCAAAGGCGTTCAGCGTGCGGTTCATGATCGTGGTCTCTCTCAATGGCTTTGTCCCGATCCCCTATGGATCATCAGCCTCGCAGCAGCGAGCTGATCTGGACGATGCTTAGATAGCACCAATCTAAACGTCGTCAAGATGGTCTTTACAGCGTTTAGATGAAATTTTAGAAAGCTATGGTTAGAGTGAAGCCGATGAGCACCGCGACCGCCGAATCCCGCCCCTATCACCATGGCGATCTGAGCCGCGCCCTGATCGACGCGGCGCGCAAGATTCTGGAGACCGACGGTCCCGCCGCCCTGTCTCTGCGCGCGGTGGCGCGGGAAGCCGGCGTCAGCCCCGCCGCGCCCTATCACCACTTCAAGGACAAGGCCGAACTCTTGGAAGCCGTCGCGCACGAGGGCTGGCTCGAGCTTGACACGGCGCTCTCCAAGGCGCGGGGCGAAAACAACGCCGCCCGTGACCAGATGACCAATCTGGGGGTGGCCTATGTCTGCTTCGCCCGGGACAACCCTGCGCTCTATCGCGTCATGTATGACTGCTCACGCGACCGGGACGCCCTGCCCGACCAGCTGAAGGAGGACGGCGCCTATTGCCAGGTGCGCGACACCATCGGCGAGAACAGCGGCGGCCGCGCCAGCGAGATCGATCTGGAGCTGGCTACGATCGCCGCCTGGTGCGCCGGCCACGGCCTGGCCGAG
Proteins encoded:
- a CDS encoding TetR/AcrR family transcriptional regulator translates to MSTATAESRPYHHGDLSRALIDAARKILETDGPAALSLRAVAREAGVSPAAPYHHFKDKAELLEAVAHEGWLELDTALSKARGENNAARDQMTNLGVAYVCFARDNPALYRVMYDCSRDRDALPDQLKEDGAYCQVRDTIGENSGGRASEIDLELATIAAWCAGHGLAEMISFKQFAPLKDLLGGEEAFLRAVFEHLGMFAKIIDQDPA
- the greA gene encoding transcription elongation factor GreA, whose protein sequence is MSVAFTKEGDSEAFAADLPDRPISTHPNLVTADGLAEIERALADARAAYAAAQSAGGAADGDRTAMARATRDLRYWSARRATAQLMERDPAKSVVQFGDRVTFEREDGRVQTFRIVGEDQADPAMGTISYIAPIARALLGKAVGEVSAAPGGEIEITAIE